The genomic window AATTATATTTATCAGTGATCTTGCAGATTTGGTAGAAATGATGCATGTAATTATGCAACTCATGGAGAATCTTCAAGCACGTGGCTTATTAAGGGTATGTTAGGCTTTAAATTTTCCTGTGGATATACACTGTTACGCCATAGCTTAGCAGATAAATGACCTTGGCTGCATGACCTGCATTGGCACATGGAATACTCAAAACTGCAAAATATGCAATCATTGTTAAACAATTTGCTAAATTTGCTGTCAGTTGTCAATCAGGAAAAGTGATTTCTTTATAGTTTTGGTCCCTTAAAGTGGTTATCTGCTATAATGACAGCATGGATTGACGGTCTTTAAGAACTTAGTAGGTAATGATTACTGAGCTATTGGGTTATGTCGTGTATCTGACTCAAGTATTCTCTAACTACTAACATGCAATTAACGAAGTTTTCTTTCTTTAGCATGAAATATTTCTCTATCCTTTTTCCTTCTATAGTTAAATTCTATGAAGAAGTCCTTTGATTTTATCATGCACCTTTATTTCCTCTCACTTCTCTCCCTGTGTGCATGCCTTTTTGTGCGTAAGATCTAGATTGATTTTAAAGCATGCTTCACTCCTATGAATTTCTAGTTTTTCTTTGCatcaatttgaaaaattttcttctcttatCCTTCTCTGTTATGTGCACTGAAATGTAAATTACGTGATTAAGGTTTCTAGAAAATCAAGGAAGGGAAAGAAGAAAGCAGCGAGTGAAACTGTTACCAAAAGTAAACAGTTTGAAGACCATGCTGCTGCACCTGATGTGGATGGTTCCTCAGTTAGTGAACGACCAGCAGAATATGTGGGAGAACAGGAAAGCCCAATGAAGGTGGCATCTGGTCTGAAAGAAGATACTAATACTTCTCCATTGGTTGATGGGCTAGGAACATCTGAGACAAAGATGGGAAGCCCTGGAGATGTGCCACAGGTTGATGATAATGCACCTGGGCATGCTGATGATAATCTTTGTTGCTGTACTGATGATTCTTCTGACGATGAACAAGCAGCTGCTGTTAATGAAGTTGATTTTAAAGTTTCTAGTCTCATTTCAGCTTTTGCAAACTGCAGCTTTATACAAAATTTGTGCTGGTTACTTAAATTTTATAGGAGCAATTCAAGTAATACAAATCAATACATTATAGGCTTGTTGCGGAAGGTAACTGATGACCTTGAGCTTGCTCCAATGCTTTATCAGGTCAAAACTTAACCCTGCATTCTTTTTATACATATACAGAGAAAGACTATGGAGAAGacctaatatatattttaattttgtacaattttttgcAGTTGTCACTCCTTGTAACATTCTATGACATACTAGAAGAGCAGAAGTTGTCTCCAAGTGAGGACCATGCAGATATTGTTGTCTTTATTACTAGTTTAGTCAGAAAAATGCTAAAGAAAATGAAGCACCAGCCCCTTCTTTTTATTGAAATTCTCTTTTGGAAGACACGGAGAGAATGCCATTACATCAATGCTGAATATTTATTACACGAGCTTGGCCATTTGAAGAAAGGAAACAGAAATCAGGATAGTGTTCCAGGAAATACGGAAGTTGAGTCCTCAGAGGCGGCCAATGAATGGGTTCGCAGAAGCATAGCAGATGCACTGGGTGACGACGAAGCTGATGTTGTAATCGCTCATGACATCAGACATCAGAAgtaagattttgcaatttagtttatTTGGCTTACATATGCTAGCTTACTAGTGGAAGAGTCATGAATTCAACTTGCGTTTGATGTCAGCTTATTTTCAAGTCTTACGGGTTTTTTTCTTGCCTGGgtcctaatttttcttttatatttttaatttaattgtacaaggataCTTTGGTATTTCAATTATAATAAGAATGGTGCATGAAAATGGCCTTACCTTTTTAGAAATGAAGGGTGTGCCATCTGAATTAACAATATGAACTGGCCATAATTTCTAAACTCAGATAACTGATTGAGAAACCGCTTAATTGGTGTATTTGGCTGGTGCAGTGGGGAAAACTGCTTGGAAAATGAATCtgaaaagatttatgaaagaAACAGAAGGTTTGTTTTCAATGATGATATGGAGGCAAAACTCAAGGATCTCTATGAGGAGTAAGTTTGTTTCGATCCTGTTGTCTCTGTGACAAGCCTTTCACTTAGATCTTCCCTTTTCTTCAAAGATATGATGCATCTACTTGCCCCATTGAAAGTAAAAGCATGTGATCTTGGATGATCATTGGTATCTTTCATGGTGCCCAAATGAAATGCTTGCTTTCCACCAAACTTATTACATCCTTTCAGGAGTTTCTGAAGTTAGTTTGCACTTTTTCTGCTTTGGAAATTTTTTGTTGCAGGTTCAAAGATCATCCAAACTGTAGCCGTCTTATTGCGGATTCCCTAGATCCTTCTGGTGGAGTTTTGCCTGCTCAAGTTTCAAACAAGCTTAAACAGTTAGGACTTAAAGTTGCACCAAAGAAAAGGATAAGGAATGATGGTAGAAATTTCACTTCCAGTTCTGATCAACAAGGGGGTGGAAGCACTCTTAATGATTCAAATAATTTAGAAGGAAGTTCACAGAGGCAACTTCTGTAAGTATTTCTGTATCTGTTATCATTGCTCCTTGTTATAGTCAATTTACTCTAAAAGAGTTTCAGGAACAACTTTTGATGCAACAATGTGGTGTTCTATTCTTGAAGTTACAGCTTTGAACATGCAGGAATGACAGAAAGCATTTTTTCTGGCATGAATCTGTTATATTTACCTTCAAGTTATGTTCTATTGTTCTAAACAGGAACACCAGGAAAAGAGTCTCTGCCTTTAGCAAGGATCAGGAGGCAATGATTAAAGATCTATTTGAGCAGTGAGTATCAGTTTACTAGTATTCTTCCTATATTCTTGTTTCCAATTAGAGTGAATTAATTTGTTTTTGTAtgttattctatttttaatttcctgCCCTAGTATTGATTCTTAcatcaaaaaataaaagagaaactaTATATGCCCAAATAAAGATGAACATTAAGTACTATTGAATGGCTGTTTACATTCGTGATAAGGAAATGGCAATTTGGTATTCTATGCAGATTTAAAGACCATAAGAGATGTAGTTACATGATCGCAAATGCATTGGATGCTGATAATAAGTTTACTGCTGCCCAAGTTTCACGCAAACTCAAGCAACTCGGTTTATATGTTCCTAGGCAGAAAAAGTCTGAAGAAATCATGCGTTTGAGGGATGAGGAACTAAATGATTTATCTGCAAATGAAATGCATGACTCTGACAATGAGACATTGCTATCATTTAAGAACAGGTATCTACACGCTTATCTATTTATCTGTTATTTAGTGCATTAAATCATTCAATTTTCATGGCTCCATTGTTTTATGAACTTCTGTCAATTTCCTATTAGCATGTTTTCAATGCTTTCTACCTGCTAGTTGCAGTTACGTCAGAGATGAATGGTTAACCTTCAGCATTATAAACTCAGCATAACTTTAGCCATACAAAATTTGCTGGATTTAATACAGCATGTCCAGTTTAATATTGTCTGTTTCTTTGCTGCCAATGCTAGTACAAATAGTTGTTTTTATGCCAAAAATTCTCTGGAGATGAAAACCTAACCAGCCAATTCCATCAAAACTAACAATAGATTTCAGAAGTGAATCTGATTTTTGTATGCCAAGTGAGATCAATAGGAGTACAAATAGTTATTAACATTCATTTTTACCTTCGAACTTTTTGGAAGCAGAAAGAAGGATAATGGCGGATTGTTCAATCAAGAATTTCCAGGACAGAACATGGAAAGGGAAGCATCAGATGACGCTGATGATGAAACTCTAAGCTCTGTTTTCAAGTAATTATCTCACTCTCAAACTATCACACGCACAAACTCGATACTCCTTCACGAATGCAGCATTCATTACACTCACACAAGCAAAAGGGAAAGTAATTTAAAATTCTGGACCTTGATATTGTAATAATTTGGACCTTCCGATGTCTAACATTGTTTGGCAATAAAACCTTCTATTTGATTAAACAGAGCTTTTAGAGTAAGCTTGCTAATGACCAGTTTCCGTATTAATGCAATAGGCATGGAATACTTCGTAATGACCAGTTTCCACAGAAAATCCAATAGATATGGAATAAAAAGCAAGCAAATATTCATGTTTTGTAATTCTGcatttctcttttaatttcaagcaaatatATATTGCTCATAATAAGCAACACATAAATTTCAAGAGAGTTTGCTGTATGTTTCTTTTCTGTTGTATCAATAATTTTATCTGTTAATCATAGGAAAACCAGAAAGCTCCCTTCGAAGTCAAAGAATGAGAAGCTTGCTGCAGTAGCTACTGGGGAGAGGTACAAAATCTCTGGAGCTGTAGTTGCAAATGATGTAACTGAAAGGTAAGCATTCCACCTCATCAAGAGTTCATCTTTATAATATAGTGTTTGCATAATATTATCCAGCAAAGTGAATCTGttgattaaaaaaaagagagaaaagtgaaATTTTTCTGGCTACTAACATGTGAGCAAATACTCTTTAGGGTAAAGTGATCAGTTAGAgcataactcttgttttattattattattattattattctttttcttaGGGATGAAAACAACCAGTTTACTGAGATGGATGTCACATTTCACCATGATAGCAAAGAAGGCACATCAGAAGCTGTAAATCCTTCACCTGAGAATATCGAGATGGAGTCGGCAGATCAGCAAGTAGAAGAGCAAGTAGAAGATGAGTTGGCTGATTCAGGAGATGATGCAGTGATTGTGGAAGCCTCCATCGATAGAAGGAGACGTAGAATGGTAATTGATGCTGAAGATGACGATTAGTCTCTTTTAAGTCTTGTATTGTATATAGAAAGTGGATCCCCGCTCGTCTCTGTTAAATTTGATCTTCTCTTATAGTTAGCTCTTTAGTCACTCGAACCTTTTGCTTACATATGGGTGTAATTGAGTCGAGTTTAAATTACTCGACTTGAAATATAAAGTTCAATATTCGGTTTGAGCTCGATTAAgttcttttatcaatttttatatacAAATTCGAGCTTGAACTTAGCTCGATAATTAAGTTTAGGATTAATAATATATAGTAAAAGACAATAATGTACTTTAATAATATGAAAAGCTCGATATATTTTGCAAATTGTTCAAATTAAGTACAATTAAAGACATTTAATGTTGGTATTAATGTTTTCAGTTAgttatacataattttgattagtatttcaaagtttaaacattttGCCAATGTGATCtcgatttaacaaatttaatctacaacatttgtgtaaatgtttgttgaagtttttaaaataaaaatcaaattgacaaaatatgtaaacattaagagctaaatttattgctatatcaatcaaaattatataaaattaacgAAAAATATCAACACCCTGATCAATTGTCCTTAATTGTTAACTTTCAAAATAAACAAGGATTTTAAAGGGAgcaatttgctcaatttcaaaaTATTGATGTCATTTCGTCAATACTTTTAAggctcgtaaatatttttttgaaaattttaattaaactatttcaaaatcTATCACTAGCCTAGTATAATGAAACGAGCGAATGTATGTTGCACCCGCTAAGGGCAGGAAGAGATCGTCAACTTCCTGATAATATACAAGCTATTTTACTTTATACTGATTTTTTTCATATAAGATTTAACCAGAACCTTCAGACAGTGCTGCCATGAAGTGGCCTTGTCTCTGTAAGTTTGACAATGACAAGTAAATAAAGGTACAAACAATTCAATGAATTACATCATCACTCACGATATTACCTCTTCCAAACACTGGCAACAAATAGGCATCCTCAAACATGCacgaaaatatggaaaaatatttatatcttgTCAATAGGCCGATAATTAGGTTTCATTTACCTGAAATTGGGAAAAACCATTGGGAATATATAATACAAGTAAAGTGTCTTCACAATATGGAAGTTACTCGAACTGAGTTATCTGCTGATCCAGTCAAGAAAATAGGCAAGCTTGGGTGCCAGTCCACGGTTGTTATGGCTGCACTATGGGGAAGAGTTTTGAACCCATTTGAATGGCCTTGTACCTGATCCATGATAAAAACGAGGAAAGAAAAGAACATATATATTGTAAGGGCTGCCAGTGTTAAGGAACTAGAGAAACATTATATCAGAATCACTGCAATGATTAGTTTGGACACTGGCCAAGATTTTTCATAAGAAAGACCAATATCGGGAAATCACAATTTTGAGCATGCACGCTTGTATTAGGAGGTGGTACACGTGTGTGTACTTGTTTAGCAACAAATATGAAGAATTTACCTGATATATGGGTGCTCTTACGGAACCAGATGCTGCTAACAGCTGCCTCCCGCTGGCATCCAATGCCATTTCGTGTCTACAATATTTTGACGTCTGGGGTTCAGAAAACCTACAAAGCATAATATCCATGTTGCTACATTTGGCTCCATTAACTCATGTAAACAGATTGATGATGCAACCACAACAAATGCACTCAATGAAGGTGACGGGCTTTTCAAGGCAATAGAGATGTGGAAAGCACAACCGGAATGGAATGCTGGATActtcaattattttctttttccctttgcTTAGTGCCCACTATAGGGGATGCAAATGATCTTTAAGGGTGGTTTCAACAATAAGAAATGAAAATTACCAGCTAGAAGTTTTTGACCAAAGGACACGACCTTGGTTTTGCAAGCTCCATTCAAATATCTGACATAGCAAAATCAATCTGTGAATCTACTAGCTCAAACATAAAACCATAGATTGAACAGAGTCTAGCTTAGATAGTAATTACCTTTCCATCTGAGCCCAAGCTAAAAATGCTCGTCTCATCTGGCCCAAAAAGAAGTGAGCTTATTGCAGAATCATGTGCTGGCCACCCGGTGATTTGTAGACCAGCAGACATGTCTTTCACCAGTCAAGGAGCATTCATGTTACATCTTAGGTTCTATAATCAGGAGACAGCAATGACACGATCAAACTAAGACAATTCTCTAACAAAGGTACTATAATCCTTGGAGGTAGGTGCCTTAAGTTAATATGAAAATTCATGACCACTTGATAGAACAATAGAACATAACAGACATACAAATATGAGCTGATAAAGAAAAGGATACCAAACATGTGAATCATTCCATCAGTGGCAGAGGCAGCTAAAATCTTCCCGTTATGATTGAAGCATAGAGAAGTAATTGCAGGCGGATCTTCACCAAGAGGAAGGACTGTCTTCATTGAAGTTGAAGTCCATTAAggcataaattatttttaaacaagcCAATAATCATCGATAAGCATTCTCTATATATACAACCGCATACCATAGCTTTCCATGTTTTCATGTTCCATACAGTCAATGAAGCATACCCCAGAGAGTCAATAGAGTTTGACCCAAGCCTGAAAGAAGAAAACGTCCAACTAATCTCAtggccaatttttttaaaaaaaaatttaatgggaGAGCAAAAGACCTACTATGATAATCGGCAATCAATCTTCCAATGGATTCTAACTAATTGTTACCCACCATGATATATTGGTACAAGAAACTACTTAACAACCTAGCATAACTACTCAAGAAAACCAAAATTATGTGTGAATCACAAAGTGACAAGAATGAACATGTTACTAATGCATGTTTCTGAAAACAAGAGGCTTTGTAATGCTGGATCTATACAATAGCTCTACTTGCAGGTCTTCTGATGCATTATATACCACTGCATCTAAATTAAGAAGAGTACATCTATTTGAGCCTGTGTTTCAAACATCCCGATCATGCACTATTCTCAACTGCATAGCCTGCATGCAGGAACTAGATGGTCGAAATTGTGGCAATATATAGTTCAGCACTTCACCTAATCTGGAGTATCCAGACCATCTTAGGGGTTCGAAAAGCCCATTAACAAAAGAAACGGTTCCCAGTCAAAATAAGATCATCATATGTTCGATAAAATTATTGACACAAATAGTAATCAGTAGCatgtaagtttttttaaaaataataataataatcagaCTTGATCCATGAGAAGTAACAACATAACACTGTACCTAAATTAAACCCTAGCATCATGAATACGATCTTGACAACAACTAGAAGCTCATCATATAATATTTTGATTGTGTAGCTTCACATATTTCAGTCAAGTAAGAACGTTAAAATCTAGTAACCAGGCAGTTATAAATTAAGAAGATACCTTCGTGAAGATGCAGCAGAAACAAATATTGGTTCCACAGGGCTGCACTTTAAATCCAAGACACTGCAAGAcggcaacaaaaaaagaagaaagaaaagatgaagaagtATAAACAAATTAATAAACCAGTAAACATGGGATTCCAAGAAGTACCTTGGAAATGCATCAGTTGTATTCAGATCACAGACAACTCTCTTCGCATCAACATTCCATGCTTTAATGCCTCCATCAGCAGTGCCTATGAGAAGCTTTAGGAACAACAAATTTTAagttgcaacaattataacattaccCCCAATCAAACTACAAGTACAACCATCAAACAATAATATAGTTACATACCAAACGGTCAGATTTGCATTCCCAGTCAAGTGACATTATCTCGGCTCCACAATATATGGTCGCGTTTCTAGATGCTGGAATCGATGAGTCATATGTCCATATCCTTAATCAAAAACAAAGAGAGAAGTAAATAAAAAGTCGCAGACAATAACAGAGCACAATAGTTAGTATAAATGACATCTTATTATCTTCCCAAGTACATTTAACCAAGGCATCTGACAAACAAATTTGTTAAAAACCACAGCCTGCACACAGATGTAACCCATCTAAATGGTGTTAATCAATTGTCAGACTGTAAGGATGACTACTTTTCCTTCCATTTGGTGTTCTTTTATATTTGATATTCATCAACAATTGGGCAGGATAGACAAATTTACAAGCTCAAACGCAGCCACAGGCAGCAAAGTGCGCTATTCTAAATATTTACAAGTTCATATCAGTTTTTTTTGAAGAGCATACCTGACAGTGCCATCCACAGATGCACTAGCTATATTGTTCCCAGATGCAGAAAACCGGCACCGAGTAATTGGACTTGTGTGGCCCAAAAATGTCTCCTGGAAATAAAGTTGTTCCACCAGTTTCACGTATACGAAAAAATGAGCAAGAAATCAAAGTGTATACAATAATGTTGTTTGAATATTTTTAACAGAGAACTTACCTGAAACTCTACACTCACTTCAGGAAATTCTTCTTCTCTGAGCATATCTCTGCCATTCTCTGTCAAATCACATTCAGGATTACTTAACCCATTTTTTTTTGGGTACATACCTAACCCGTTAAAGTAGAGGAAAAAGGAACATTTAAACAAACCTACTTCATTATCCACAATTCCCAACACACTGAAAATAGAAGTGATGAATAAATGTCACTTACCATCAAAATGGCTACCATATAACTTTTGAGCAGTATCGTCGACTCCACCGGATGAAGCATGAAGACTTGAAGCAGAGTATGAATCTTGCCTCGATGAGGACTCAACACGAGCTGATGCAAATTTGGTCGGTTCAGCAGCAGCACATTCCTCACTCTGTGGTATTCTACCCAAATATGAGGTTGCAGGAGCACATATGTCCTCACTACTTGAAGATGGGCGTAAATTTTCACCATCAATGCCACTTGATTGAAAAGAACTGTTAGCTGCTCCCATGCTCCTATGAAATGTTCATCCAGCAATACTGGTATCATAATGTGTTCGAATAGAATCATCTTTAACCATATAATGCAGCAAGTACTATCATGATCTAGCAAAATCAGAAGATCCTTTACCTTTTTGATAGACCTAACTGTGCATCCTTCTCCTCCAGTAAGGCCTGAAGTTGCAATAACTTTTGATTAAGACGCTTGTTGTCTTTCTTAAGACAGCTAATTGTATTCTTTTCTGAACTGATCTTCAGTAGGGCAGGAAGGCGTGCTTTGGTTAAGGACATTCGTCAAAATCCCATCATTAATTGAATCACTCTAACGTCAAGGAAAAAGTTATTATATCCGAGGCTTTGCTCTATCTACTAGTAACAAAAACATCACCACAATGGATAGCTTTTGAGGCAAAACCTTTCAAGAccaattttatttcaaaatgcaGAAAAATTCCCTAATAAGTAATTCCTATGGGCTCTCTGTTAATCTACACATGATTACATAATACATACACAATTTATGCAGAGCGTTTTCAGAAGGAAAGTATCAATTCTAAAGGATATGAGTACCATTGAAGATCTCGCTGAAAAAGTTCCTCACAGAAAGACGGAGAGCTTCATACCATTCCTTGGAGAAATATACACGAAACTGAGGATCGATGCTAGGGTTCTTCACATAAGGAATGGCTGCATTGCATGCTCAACAGAATCAATCAACAAGAGAACAAGAAAACACAATACACAGAAGCCAAAACAAATGAACCTACCAAACCAAGCTGTCCAATCAGAACCCTTTAGCAGCAAATCATTCCCATTCATTCCAAAAAACTCCACAACTTTATCTTTCCTCCCGGATTGCAATGCATGAACAATGTAACACCGAAGAACAGAGCCCTCCAATTTCGAGAACGTATCAAGCATCGTAGTCTCAGACCATGATGAAAAGCATTGCTTAAAGAAACTAAATAAACCAACTAATTTCTCGGCATGAAATTTAGGAATATATACGGCGAAAATCAAGTCTACTATCTTATAAACTTGAAACATTTTACCAATATCCGTACATCTCTCAGTCTCAAAAGCTTGTAATGTATTTGTAAATCCTCTGAAGACCAAAAATTCCCTCACAAGCTCCTCGGCATATTGCATATTCTCCATCCTATACTATCTACAGAAACAACGATAACCTTCAGCATTATTAACTTGTTGAATCCATGAATCAACCaaatattaattgaattatgataaaaaaaattacgaaaaCAAAAATTCAGCCGAAGCATGAATATGAAGGATACCAAATTAATTACCTAGGGTTTGGTGTAATTGTCATTCTAGATATGTAAAAATTGGGGAAATTAGATGGAAATTTGTACCTTACAGAGTTACAGGGAAGTCGAACGTCGATGGGAAGCAAAACGTACAGATTAGATTAGACCTTGAATTTTGAAACTTGGTTGAAGAAAAGAATCTTTGGATTCCTCGACGGGAATTTAATTAGGGATTCGGTGCTTCAAATAAACAATGATTTTTATGTACTACTTGTTTGGTTAAATTGCTGGAAGCATCTTATGCTATTGCGTACCATACACACTTATCATTAGCTATTGCCTAttgctatttttttttacttttaaccaATTATCTATTATTTCTTAAAAGGAAGTTTATCTATTATTACTATAATTACTATAAATAAAAGTTCCTTTTAAATGTGAAATATTCATTTcggattaattttttttgaatatttttattatcggTTTTGTCCCTCTCAACCCaaaaataagaggataatgcgtttcaacgcactcaaactcacgtctcctatattagtaataatttttatgtcaatcgagctaagactcaattaacagttaattaagttaattagttatgttttaatttcatatttaatatttgaaaaagggttaaaaattaataatttttctattatatAGGTTTGAATTAATGCAATTTCATTTAAACgtaacttttatttttatcattttcatttttagaaaACAATTTTATCTAAAGACTTTTATTGATAGAGTGTAATTTATGTCATGTTTGataatataaattgtaattacacaaatgactttaaattttaaaaagcatAATTGTTATAAAAGTATCAATAATatttgagagaaaaaaattataaacaagtaACAATACTTAAAAAGTATTTAGCAATAGAGCTGCTCATAAGCTGGGCCACCTGCTCAAGCCTAAAGGCTTGCTCAAAAAATAGAAGGTTTGGACAAAATACGAGACTTGTAAAATGAGCTTGGGTAAAATTTAAGACCCATTTTCTATATGTGCTAAGCCTTGGGCAAGATTTTTTGACCCCGAGTCTGGCTTGATCTGGCCCAACccgaatatattatattataaaaaatattatattaattatatatgttaaataattattatatatatttatatttatatcaaatCACTAACCCAATAACAATTAAACTCATTACCTAAAACCTAAAAAATGCAAATTTACCCAACTAAATAACAcatctcaaatataaaattttaaaatttatatttaatacaataaaatatttattatatttatttgtattttttaatataaatattttttaatgcgttagaaaacatttatttt from Gossypium hirsutum isolate 1008001.06 chromosome D12, Gossypium_hirsutum_v2.1, whole genome shotgun sequence includes these protein-coding regions:
- the LOC121224374 gene encoding protein timeless homolog isoform X3, whose protein sequence is MDMEGLSSICASLGILEEDETTKQMIYTKGEHCLDALKDLLRFLRRDDPETREVFKQVCRWNIVSKDLIPIIEHCQHDRNLVLNAVKVLVFLSMPIEPSSSDIPQQIEYLWNMKFSLTSSDAVAVIVSLLEGPLENLECELFTEDDWKLVQLVLTLFRNILSIQDISSLQKAGQFLSLRDRFLELLFRENVMDLIIVITQQIGGSRGYLRQDNLLLLDIFHYIFMGQDPELLAKAHLKRSEEGGDAKACIDDLKSIMEEEAKKRRVSRLQHTNRHSQFSGTFTRFTVGGSTVVVKGNPNYASQNTLLKSHGGHGISTGHGDLPLMRKNILALLHDFVNQFLSGGYNVFMKSVREDIEKEHHTVQKGDIIVFFKVAEFVTSFQYHKCLASKPSDGTAASEASADNCADDSFFQGDVCGPIAASMNESMFQLVISSWRNAFEGLKETNDYKFLSAASSLLKNMIRMCNLVLKLFPEDSKEPLTARILLYKLFYDQTDQGMTQFILNQIKMFNSRKQPKSDLADLVEMMHVIMQLMENLQARGLLRVSRKSRKGKKKAASETVTKSKQFEDHAAAPDVDGSSVSERPAEYVGEQESPMKVASGLKEDTNTSPLVDGLGTSETKMGSPGDVPQVDDNAPGHADDNLCCCTDDSSDDEQAAAVNEVDFKVSSLISAFANCSFIQNLCWLLKFYRSNSSNTNQYIIGLLRKVTDDLELAPMLYQLSLLVTFYDILEEQKLSPSEDHADIVVFITSLVRKMLKKMKHQPLLFIEILFWKTRRECHYINAEYLLHELGHLKKGNRNQDSVPGNTEVESSEAANEWVRRSIADALGDDEADVVIAHDIRHQKFKDHPNCSRLIADSLDPSGGVLPAQVSNKLKQLGLKVAPKKRIRNDGRNFTSSSDQQGGGSTLNDSNNLEGSSQRQLLNTRKRVSAFSKDQEAMIKDLFEQFKDHKRCSYMIANALDADNKFTAAQVSRKLKQLGLYVPRQKKSEEIMRLRDEELNDLSANEMHDSDNETLLSFKNRKKDNGGLFNQEFPGQNMEREASDDADDETLSSVFKKTRKLPSKSKNEKLAAVATGERYKISGAVVANDVTERDENNQFTEMDVTFHHDSKEGTSEAVNPSPENIEMESADQQVEEQVEDELADSGDDAVIVEASIDRRRRRMVIDAEDDD
- the LOC121224374 gene encoding protein timeless homolog isoform X1; protein product: MDMEGLSSICASLGILEEDETTKQMIYTKGEHCLDALKDLLRFLRRDDPETREVFKQVCRWNIVSKDLIPIIEHCQHDRNLVLNAVKVLVFLSMPIEPSSSDIPQQIEYLWNMKFSLTSSDAVAVIVSLLEGPLENLECELFTEDDWKLVQLVLTLFRNILSIQDISSLQKAGQFLSLRDRFLELLFRENVMDLIIVITQQIGGSRGYLRQDNLLLLDIFHYIFMGQDPELLAKAHLKRSEEGGDAKACIDDLKSIMEEEAKKRRVSRLQHTNRHSQFSGTFTRFTVGGSTVVVKGNPNYASQNTLLKSHGGHGISTGHGDLPLMRKNILALLHDFVNQFLSGGYNVFMKSVREDIEKEHHTVQKGDIIVFFKVAEFVTSFQYHKCLASKPSDGTAASEASADNCADDSFFQGDVCGPIAASMNESMFQLVISSWRNAFEGLKETNDYKFLSAASSLLKNMIRMCNLVLKLFPEDSKEPLTARILLYKLFYDQTDQGMTQFILNQIKMFNSRKQPKSDLADLVEMMHVIMQLMENLQARGLLRVSRKSRKGKKKAASETVTKSKQFEDHAAAPDVDGSSVSERPAEYVGEQESPMKVASGLKEDTNTSPLVDGLGTSETKMGSPGDVPQVDDNAPGHADDNLCCCTDDSSDDEQAAAVNEVDFKVSSLISAFANCSFIQNLCWLLKFYRSNSSNTNQYIIGLLRKVTDDLELAPMLYQLSLLVTFYDILEEQKLSPSEDHADIVVFITSLVRKMLKKMKHQPLLFIEILFWKTRRECHYINAEYLLHELGHLKKGNRNQDSVPGNTEVESSEAANEWVRRSIADALGDDEADVVIAHDIRHQNGENCLENESEKIYERNRRFVFNDDMEAKLKDLYEEFKDHPNCSRLIADSLDPSGGVLPAQVSNKLKQLGLKVAPKKRIRNDGRNFTSSSDQQGGGSTLNDSNNLEGSSQRQLLNTRKRVSAFSKDQEAMIKDLFEQFKDHKRCSYMIANALDADNKFTAAQVSRKLKQLGLYVPRQKKSEEIMRLRDEELNDLSANEMHDSDNETLLSFKNRKKDNGGLFNQEFPGQNMEREASDDADDETLSSVFKKTRKLPSKSKNEKLAAVATGERYKISGAVVANDVTERDENNQFTEMDVTFHHDSKEGTSEAVNPSPENIEMESADQQVEEQVEDELADSGDDAVIVEASIDRRRRRMVIDAEDDD